Proteins co-encoded in one Gadus morhua chromosome 6, gadMor3.0, whole genome shotgun sequence genomic window:
- the LOC115546003 gene encoding uncharacterized protein LOC115546003: MSRMRKLALVLALNDNDEDNDEPSRLWVHDINRGRQRYGAFHSLIQELRFDNARFSAYFRLDKSQFETLLRIVAPSIIRQDTHMRQAISPEERLSICLRYLATGDSFRSIAFAFRMGASTVAGIVHQVCTAIWDCLLPDYMPIPDKAAWRKIATGFQQLDFPNCIGAMDGKHVVIEAPPSSGTLYYNYKGTFSIVLLAVVDARYCFRLVDIGAYGRNSDGGTLSSSAFGTALRQNTLGIPDDSILPGAEHLGPMPHVFLADEAFPLRRNIMRPYPGYNTGEKKVFNTRLSHVRRMVECAFGILASQWRVYRRVLCVSPEVAENVVKATCMLHNFLRWDASTTIPARSSTGTSTAAPSQGLQNAPRLGTNNAGRDAVAVREKFAQYFMSEAGRVPWQDNI; this comes from the exons ATGTCGAGGATGAGAAAATTAGCCCTTGTTTTGGCGTTAAATGACAACGACGAGGATAACGATGAACCTTCCCGTTTGTGGGTGCATGACATAAACCGGGGACGGCAGCGGTACGGGGCGTTTCATAGTTTGATTCAGGAGCTACGGTTTGATAATGCACGGTTCAGTGCATATTTCAGACTCGACAAGAGTCAATTTGAAACCTTGTTGCGCATCGTTGCGCCTTCAATAATAAGGCAAGACACCCACATGAGGCAAGCCATCAGTCCAGAGGAACGACTCAGCATTTGTTTAAG GTATCTGGCAACTGGCGATTCATTCCGGTCCATCGCTTTCGCCTTCAGGATGGGTGCCAGCACTGTGGCAGGCATAGTTCATCAGGTCTGCACAGCTATTTGGGATTGCCTCCTGCCAGATTACATGCCTATTCCAGACAAAGCAGCGTGGAGAAAGATAGCCACTGGATTCCAACAGCTGGATTTCCCCAACTGCATAGGGGCAATGGATGGGAAACACGTAGTCATTGAGGCTCCTCCCTCCAGTGGCACTCTTTATTACAATTACAAAGGCACTTTTTCCATCGTCCTTCTGGCTGTAGTCGACGCCAGGTACTGTTTCAGGCTTGTTGACATCGGGGCCTATGGAAGAAACAGTGATGGGggaaccctctcctcctccgctttTGGTACTGCCCTACGGCAGAACACATTGGGTATCCCGGATGACTCCATCCTCCCAGGGGCAGAACATCTTGGCCCGATGCCTCATGTGTTTCTGGCAGACGAAGCCTTCCCCTTGCGCCGTAACATCATGCGCCCATACCCTGGCTACAACactggagaaaaaaaagtgtttaacaCCCGTCTCTCTCACGTGCGCAGAATGGTCGAGTGTGCGTTTGGCATACTGGCATCCCAATGGAGAGTGTACCGTCGggtgctgtgtgtctctccagaaGTGGCAGAGAATGTGGTAAAGGCCACCTGCATGCTCCATAACTTTCTCAGGTGGGATGCCAGCACTACAATACCGGCTAGGTCATCTACTGGAACATCCACAGCTGCGCCATCACAAGGTCTCCAGAACGCACCTCGCCTTGGCACCAACAATGCTGGCAGAGATGCTGTGGCAGTGAGGGAGAAGTTTGCTCAGTACTTCATGTCTGAAGCTGGACGAGTTCCCTGGCAGGATAACATCTAg